The following are encoded together in the Phaseolus vulgaris cultivar G19833 chromosome 9, P. vulgaris v2.0, whole genome shotgun sequence genome:
- the LOC137821502 gene encoding uncharacterized protein isoform X2: protein MTIYGVERRIYRVAVRNSLFVSLLCQRVLVSLPEFTSCLSRKHCICFVDANATKDPLCTELSAAYINWVKLEGGRQGGDDIALIPFARVDDFVKGESSNPECPASFRIESRRKRAEGSIAKPRVDGYLEYTLYWCSYGPEDYRESDSGVGDGMSTKPVSGKGSRPGRRHMMRGCLCHFTIKRLYTRPLLALIIYNQRRHVDKSGAPCHGLLDRDAVGTRAMYAPRISDDLRQKVMSMLYAGMSLDKIIQHHTEEMQKQGGPQNRDDFLTRNDVRNMERTIRNSSHELHENDGCSVKMWVQRHQKHVFYFQDNSASEPFVLGIQTDWQLQQMLRYGNNSLISFHSGFGLKKLKYPVCSLLVFNSSQNAIPVAWIIASSFVGKSFHKWMVLLSERLRTKDPRWRPGAILLDDPSLHFSIIREAFQCRILSCAWHVRRTLIKKLLKKCRNFEVQREMFMHLGWILYCTKCGPNAMDSVEEFMQIFVDQCSFMDYFKNHWQASIDMWINAIKSFPATTPEPHAAIESYHLKLKSVLLKENYGNSWPRVDWLIHALTTEFLSLYWLDQYSLETGYFENLQGNSYTSNAWHHALHIPDVDVMLDEQNLHLAKVLSQTDRSLVYTVWNPGSEFSLCDCSWSRLGNLCKHVIKVANFCRHRQVVKPSLSAQVYKQALLTLFENPPNDPLVLDHTMLHVARLQQDIKALEDFSNSGLLQPISPDLSSQMAENPLLFQRIQ from the exons atgactATTTATGGAGTTGAGAGAAGAATATATAGAGTTGCAGTAAGAAACAGCCTCTTTGTGTCGCTACTCTGTCAAAGAGTTCTTGTTTCACTCCCTGAGTTCACTTCTTGTTTATCCCGAAAGCATTGCATCTGCTTCGTTGACGCGAATGCGACCAAG GACCCTCTTTGTACCGAGTTATCTGCTGCTTACATAAATTGGGTTAAATTGGAAGGTGGTCGCCAAGGTGGTGACGATATTGCTCTCATTCCTTTTGCCAGAGTTGATGATTTTGTCAAAGGGGAATCTTCCAATCCCGAGTGCCCTGCGAGTTTTCGCATAGAATCAAGAAGGAAGAGAGCTGAAGGAAGCATTGCCAAACCAAGGGTTGATGGTTACCTTGAATACACTCT ATACTGGTGTTCTTATGGTCCTGAAGACTACAGAGAGAGTGACTCAGGTGTAGGGGATGGTATGAGCACCAAGCCTGTTTCAGGGAAGGGGAGCAGGCCGGGGAGGCGTCACATGATGAGGGGGTGCCTTTGTCATTTCACTATTAAAAGACTGTACACCAGGCCCCTCCTTGCGCTAATCATATATAACCAAAGAAGGCATGTAGATAAATCAGGGGCACCATGTCATGGATTGCTTGACAGGGATGCCGTGGGGACGAGAGCTATGTATGCTCCTCGAATTTCTGATGACTTACGCCAGAAAGTGATGTCTATGCTTTATGCTGGAATGTCTTTGGACAAGATAATACAACATCATACAGAGGAGATGCAGAAGCAAGGTGGCCCCCAAAACCGTGATGATTTTCTCACTCGAAATGATGTGCGTAACATGGAAAGGACTATTCGTAATTCTTCACATGAGCTACACGAAAATGATGGATGCAGTGTAAAGATGTGGGTTCAGAGGCATCAGAAGCATGTTTTCTATTTTCAAGATAACTCAGCTTCAGAACCATTTGTGTTGGGTATACAGACAGATTGGCAGCTGCAACAAATGCTCCGTTATGGAAATAATAGTTTAATTTCCTTTCATTCAGGTTTTGGCTTGAAGAAGCTCAAG TATCCTGTATGTTCTTTACTTGTTTTCAATTCATCTCAAAATGCAATTCCGGTTGCCTGGATCATCGCCTCATCTTTTGTTGGTAAATCTTTTCATAAGTGGATGGTATTGCTATCTGAAAGATTACGAACCAAGGATCCCAGATGGAGGCCTGGTGCTATTTTGTTGGATGATCCATCTTTGCACTTTTCTATCATAAG AGAGGCTTTCCAGTGTCGTATCCTATCATGTGCCTGGCATGTTCGCCGTACTTTGATTAAAAAACTTCTCAAAAAATGCCGCAACTTTGAGGTGCAACGGGAGATGTTTATGCATTTGGGATGGATTCTGTACTGTACAAAATGTGGGCCAAATGCTATGGATTCTGTTGAAGAGTTTATGCAAATTTTTGTTGACCAGTGTTCCTTTATGGACTATTTCAAGAACCATTGGCAAGCTAGTATAG ATATGTGGATTAATGCCATAAAGTCATTCCCAGCGACAACACCTGAACCCCATGCTGCAATAGAATCCTATCACCTAAAATTAAAATCTGTGCTTCTGAAGGAGAATTATGGTAATTCCTGGCCAAGAGTTGACTGGTTAATCCATGCTTTAACTACTGAATTTCTCTCGTTATACTGGTTGGATCAGTACAGTTTAGAGACAGGGTATTTTGAGAATCTACAGGGCAATTCTTACACCTCTAATGCTTGGCATCATGCTCTTCATATTCCTGATGTTGACGTGATGCTGGATGAGCAAAATCTCCATCTTGCCAAAGTTTTATCCCAGACTGACAGAAGCTTGGTATATACAGTTTGGAATCCTGGTTCAGAATTTTCACTTTGTGATTGTTCCTGGTCTAGGCTGGGAAACCTCTGTAAACATGTCATCAAGGTGGCAAATTTCTGTAGACATCGGCAGGTTGTGAAACCATCATTGTCTGCTCAAGTTTATAAACAGGCTTTGCTCACCCTTTTCGAAAATCCTCCTAATGATCCTTTAGTTCTGGACCATACCATGCTACATGTGGCCCGTTTGCAACAAGACATTAAGGCCTTGGAAGACTTTTCCAACAGTGGATTGCTGCAGCCTATATCTCCTGATTTAAGTTCTCAAATGGCTG
- the LOC137821502 gene encoding uncharacterized protein isoform X1, with product MTIYGVERRIYRVAVRNSLFVSLLCQRVLVSLPEFTSCLSRKHCICFVDANATKMPRMEDILNLPVQDPLCTELSAAYINWVKLEGGRQGGDDIALIPFARVDDFVKGESSNPECPASFRIESRRKRAEGSIAKPRVDGYLEYTLYWCSYGPEDYRESDSGVGDGMSTKPVSGKGSRPGRRHMMRGCLCHFTIKRLYTRPLLALIIYNQRRHVDKSGAPCHGLLDRDAVGTRAMYAPRISDDLRQKVMSMLYAGMSLDKIIQHHTEEMQKQGGPQNRDDFLTRNDVRNMERTIRNSSHELHENDGCSVKMWVQRHQKHVFYFQDNSASEPFVLGIQTDWQLQQMLRYGNNSLISFHSGFGLKKLKYPVCSLLVFNSSQNAIPVAWIIASSFVGKSFHKWMVLLSERLRTKDPRWRPGAILLDDPSLHFSIIREAFQCRILSCAWHVRRTLIKKLLKKCRNFEVQREMFMHLGWILYCTKCGPNAMDSVEEFMQIFVDQCSFMDYFKNHWQASIDMWINAIKSFPATTPEPHAAIESYHLKLKSVLLKENYGNSWPRVDWLIHALTTEFLSLYWLDQYSLETGYFENLQGNSYTSNAWHHALHIPDVDVMLDEQNLHLAKVLSQTDRSLVYTVWNPGSEFSLCDCSWSRLGNLCKHVIKVANFCRHRQVVKPSLSAQVYKQALLTLFENPPNDPLVLDHTMLHVARLQQDIKALEDFSNSGLLQPISPDLSSQMAENPLLFQRIQ from the exons atgactATTTATGGAGTTGAGAGAAGAATATATAGAGTTGCAGTAAGAAACAGCCTCTTTGTGTCGCTACTCTGTCAAAGAGTTCTTGTTTCACTCCCTGAGTTCACTTCTTGTTTATCCCGAAAGCATTGCATCTGCTTCGTTGACGCGAATGCGACCAAG ATGCCGAGAATGGAGGACATTCTGAATCTTCCTGTGCAGGACCCTCTTTGTACCGAGTTATCTGCTGCTTACATAAATTGGGTTAAATTGGAAGGTGGTCGCCAAGGTGGTGACGATATTGCTCTCATTCCTTTTGCCAGAGTTGATGATTTTGTCAAAGGGGAATCTTCCAATCCCGAGTGCCCTGCGAGTTTTCGCATAGAATCAAGAAGGAAGAGAGCTGAAGGAAGCATTGCCAAACCAAGGGTTGATGGTTACCTTGAATACACTCT ATACTGGTGTTCTTATGGTCCTGAAGACTACAGAGAGAGTGACTCAGGTGTAGGGGATGGTATGAGCACCAAGCCTGTTTCAGGGAAGGGGAGCAGGCCGGGGAGGCGTCACATGATGAGGGGGTGCCTTTGTCATTTCACTATTAAAAGACTGTACACCAGGCCCCTCCTTGCGCTAATCATATATAACCAAAGAAGGCATGTAGATAAATCAGGGGCACCATGTCATGGATTGCTTGACAGGGATGCCGTGGGGACGAGAGCTATGTATGCTCCTCGAATTTCTGATGACTTACGCCAGAAAGTGATGTCTATGCTTTATGCTGGAATGTCTTTGGACAAGATAATACAACATCATACAGAGGAGATGCAGAAGCAAGGTGGCCCCCAAAACCGTGATGATTTTCTCACTCGAAATGATGTGCGTAACATGGAAAGGACTATTCGTAATTCTTCACATGAGCTACACGAAAATGATGGATGCAGTGTAAAGATGTGGGTTCAGAGGCATCAGAAGCATGTTTTCTATTTTCAAGATAACTCAGCTTCAGAACCATTTGTGTTGGGTATACAGACAGATTGGCAGCTGCAACAAATGCTCCGTTATGGAAATAATAGTTTAATTTCCTTTCATTCAGGTTTTGGCTTGAAGAAGCTCAAG TATCCTGTATGTTCTTTACTTGTTTTCAATTCATCTCAAAATGCAATTCCGGTTGCCTGGATCATCGCCTCATCTTTTGTTGGTAAATCTTTTCATAAGTGGATGGTATTGCTATCTGAAAGATTACGAACCAAGGATCCCAGATGGAGGCCTGGTGCTATTTTGTTGGATGATCCATCTTTGCACTTTTCTATCATAAG AGAGGCTTTCCAGTGTCGTATCCTATCATGTGCCTGGCATGTTCGCCGTACTTTGATTAAAAAACTTCTCAAAAAATGCCGCAACTTTGAGGTGCAACGGGAGATGTTTATGCATTTGGGATGGATTCTGTACTGTACAAAATGTGGGCCAAATGCTATGGATTCTGTTGAAGAGTTTATGCAAATTTTTGTTGACCAGTGTTCCTTTATGGACTATTTCAAGAACCATTGGCAAGCTAGTATAG ATATGTGGATTAATGCCATAAAGTCATTCCCAGCGACAACACCTGAACCCCATGCTGCAATAGAATCCTATCACCTAAAATTAAAATCTGTGCTTCTGAAGGAGAATTATGGTAATTCCTGGCCAAGAGTTGACTGGTTAATCCATGCTTTAACTACTGAATTTCTCTCGTTATACTGGTTGGATCAGTACAGTTTAGAGACAGGGTATTTTGAGAATCTACAGGGCAATTCTTACACCTCTAATGCTTGGCATCATGCTCTTCATATTCCTGATGTTGACGTGATGCTGGATGAGCAAAATCTCCATCTTGCCAAAGTTTTATCCCAGACTGACAGAAGCTTGGTATATACAGTTTGGAATCCTGGTTCAGAATTTTCACTTTGTGATTGTTCCTGGTCTAGGCTGGGAAACCTCTGTAAACATGTCATCAAGGTGGCAAATTTCTGTAGACATCGGCAGGTTGTGAAACCATCATTGTCTGCTCAAGTTTATAAACAGGCTTTGCTCACCCTTTTCGAAAATCCTCCTAATGATCCTTTAGTTCTGGACCATACCATGCTACATGTGGCCCGTTTGCAACAAGACATTAAGGCCTTGGAAGACTTTTCCAACAGTGGATTGCTGCAGCCTATATCTCCTGATTTAAGTTCTCAAATGGCTG
- the LOC137821502 gene encoding uncharacterized protein isoform X3, with protein MTIYGVERRIYRVAVRNSLFVSLLCQRVLVSLPEFTSCLSRKHCICFVDANATKMPRMEDILNLPVQDPLCTELSAAYINWVKLEGGRQGGDDIALIPFARVDDFVKGESSNPECPASFRIESRRKRAEGSIAKPRVDGYLEYTLYWCSYGPEDYRESDSGVGDGMSTKPVSGKGSRPGRRHMMRGCLCHFTIKRLYTRPLLALIIYNQRRHVDKSGAPCHGLLDRDAVGTRAMYAPRISDDLRQKVMSMLYAGMSLDKIIQHHTEEMQKQGGPQNRDDFLTRNDVRNMERTIRNSSHELHENDGCSVKMWVQRHQKHVFYFQDNSASEPFVLGIQTDWQLQQMLRYGNNSLISFHSGFGLKKLKWMVLLSERLRTKDPRWRPGAILLDDPSLHFSIIREAFQCRILSCAWHVRRTLIKKLLKKCRNFEVQREMFMHLGWILYCTKCGPNAMDSVEEFMQIFVDQCSFMDYFKNHWQASIDMWINAIKSFPATTPEPHAAIESYHLKLKSVLLKENYGNSWPRVDWLIHALTTEFLSLYWLDQYSLETGYFENLQGNSYTSNAWHHALHIPDVDVMLDEQNLHLAKVLSQTDRSLVYTVWNPGSEFSLCDCSWSRLGNLCKHVIKVANFCRHRQVVKPSLSAQVYKQALLTLFENPPNDPLVLDHTMLHVARLQQDIKALEDFSNSGLLQPISPDLSSQMAENPLLFQRIQ; from the exons atgactATTTATGGAGTTGAGAGAAGAATATATAGAGTTGCAGTAAGAAACAGCCTCTTTGTGTCGCTACTCTGTCAAAGAGTTCTTGTTTCACTCCCTGAGTTCACTTCTTGTTTATCCCGAAAGCATTGCATCTGCTTCGTTGACGCGAATGCGACCAAG ATGCCGAGAATGGAGGACATTCTGAATCTTCCTGTGCAGGACCCTCTTTGTACCGAGTTATCTGCTGCTTACATAAATTGGGTTAAATTGGAAGGTGGTCGCCAAGGTGGTGACGATATTGCTCTCATTCCTTTTGCCAGAGTTGATGATTTTGTCAAAGGGGAATCTTCCAATCCCGAGTGCCCTGCGAGTTTTCGCATAGAATCAAGAAGGAAGAGAGCTGAAGGAAGCATTGCCAAACCAAGGGTTGATGGTTACCTTGAATACACTCT ATACTGGTGTTCTTATGGTCCTGAAGACTACAGAGAGAGTGACTCAGGTGTAGGGGATGGTATGAGCACCAAGCCTGTTTCAGGGAAGGGGAGCAGGCCGGGGAGGCGTCACATGATGAGGGGGTGCCTTTGTCATTTCACTATTAAAAGACTGTACACCAGGCCCCTCCTTGCGCTAATCATATATAACCAAAGAAGGCATGTAGATAAATCAGGGGCACCATGTCATGGATTGCTTGACAGGGATGCCGTGGGGACGAGAGCTATGTATGCTCCTCGAATTTCTGATGACTTACGCCAGAAAGTGATGTCTATGCTTTATGCTGGAATGTCTTTGGACAAGATAATACAACATCATACAGAGGAGATGCAGAAGCAAGGTGGCCCCCAAAACCGTGATGATTTTCTCACTCGAAATGATGTGCGTAACATGGAAAGGACTATTCGTAATTCTTCACATGAGCTACACGAAAATGATGGATGCAGTGTAAAGATGTGGGTTCAGAGGCATCAGAAGCATGTTTTCTATTTTCAAGATAACTCAGCTTCAGAACCATTTGTGTTGGGTATACAGACAGATTGGCAGCTGCAACAAATGCTCCGTTATGGAAATAATAGTTTAATTTCCTTTCATTCAGGTTTTGGCTTGAAGAAGCTCAAG TGGATGGTATTGCTATCTGAAAGATTACGAACCAAGGATCCCAGATGGAGGCCTGGTGCTATTTTGTTGGATGATCCATCTTTGCACTTTTCTATCATAAG AGAGGCTTTCCAGTGTCGTATCCTATCATGTGCCTGGCATGTTCGCCGTACTTTGATTAAAAAACTTCTCAAAAAATGCCGCAACTTTGAGGTGCAACGGGAGATGTTTATGCATTTGGGATGGATTCTGTACTGTACAAAATGTGGGCCAAATGCTATGGATTCTGTTGAAGAGTTTATGCAAATTTTTGTTGACCAGTGTTCCTTTATGGACTATTTCAAGAACCATTGGCAAGCTAGTATAG ATATGTGGATTAATGCCATAAAGTCATTCCCAGCGACAACACCTGAACCCCATGCTGCAATAGAATCCTATCACCTAAAATTAAAATCTGTGCTTCTGAAGGAGAATTATGGTAATTCCTGGCCAAGAGTTGACTGGTTAATCCATGCTTTAACTACTGAATTTCTCTCGTTATACTGGTTGGATCAGTACAGTTTAGAGACAGGGTATTTTGAGAATCTACAGGGCAATTCTTACACCTCTAATGCTTGGCATCATGCTCTTCATATTCCTGATGTTGACGTGATGCTGGATGAGCAAAATCTCCATCTTGCCAAAGTTTTATCCCAGACTGACAGAAGCTTGGTATATACAGTTTGGAATCCTGGTTCAGAATTTTCACTTTGTGATTGTTCCTGGTCTAGGCTGGGAAACCTCTGTAAACATGTCATCAAGGTGGCAAATTTCTGTAGACATCGGCAGGTTGTGAAACCATCATTGTCTGCTCAAGTTTATAAACAGGCTTTGCTCACCCTTTTCGAAAATCCTCCTAATGATCCTTTAGTTCTGGACCATACCATGCTACATGTGGCCCGTTTGCAACAAGACATTAAGGCCTTGGAAGACTTTTCCAACAGTGGATTGCTGCAGCCTATATCTCCTGATTTAAGTTCTCAAATGGCTG